The segment AGATAGCCTTTATTTCTAAAATCCTCTACAGCTACATCGCCTTGTCTTTTAGATAGCTTCTTTCTATCTGCATTTAGAATATTTGGAAGATGTACAAAAGTAGGCGCCTTCCATCCGAACATCTGATATAAAAGTACGTGTTTTGGTGTAGATGTAAGCCACTCTTCCCCTCTTATAACGTGAGTGATATCCATCATATGGTCATCCACAACTACTGCAAAATGATAAGTTGGAAATCCATCAGCCTTTATCAGAACTTGGTCATCCATATCAGAGGTATGAATAGAAACCTTTCCTCTTACTATGTCATTAAATGTAATACTTTTATTTTCAGGAAGCTTCATACGAATTACATAATCTTCTCCCTTGTCAAGCTTATCTTGGATTTCCTCTTGAGATAGCTCTCTACAATGTCCATCGTACTTAGGGTCTAGACCTTCATTTTTTTGCTGCTCTCTGATACGGTCAAGTCTACTTCTGCTACAGAAACAGTAATAAGCATCTCCCTTATCGATCAATGTCTTAATGTGCTCCTTATATATGTCTAGGCGCTCTGACTGAATATATGGCCCACAGTCTCCATTTTGAACTACTTTATTGTCATCTGAAAGCATAACACCTTCATCGTGGTTTACTCCTGCCCAGTTCATAGCAGAAAGCATTCCTTCTACTGCCCCTTCAACCAATCTAGTTCTGTCCGTGTCTTCTACTCTAAGTACATAATTTCCCTGCATTTTTCTTGCATACAAAAAATTGTATAGAGCTGTTCTAAGGCTTCCTATATGTACAAAGCCTGTAGGTGATGGTGCAAATCTTACTCTAACGCTCATATTCATCCTCCTTATAAAATCCTTTTATACTTTCTTAAGCGTAATTATCTAAGCTTAGATAAACGCTACGTTATAACTATATTATATCTCACTCATAGCCTTTAATTATATCATTTTTTAAAAAGTATTGCCACAGACGATGAGCTAATTCCTTCTTTTCTACCCTCAAAACCCAAATGCTCAGTAGTAGTAGCTTTTACCCCTACCTGCTCGACATCTATTTCCAGAACCTGCGCTATTCTTACTCTCATTGAATCTATAAAAGGAGCCATCTTAGGCTGCTGAGCAATAATAACACTGTCAATATTACCAATTTTATAGCCTTTTTCATCTATAAAAGAAGCCACTTCCTTTAAAAGAAGCATACTGTCTACATCCTTATATTTCATATCTGTATCTGGAAAAAACTTTCCTATATCTCCCATAGCAAGAGCTCCAAGCAAGCTATCCATGATTGCATGGACAAGTACATCTGCATCAGAGTGTCCATCTAGTCCTTTTTCATGAGGTATAGTCACTCCTCCTATTATTAGCTTTCTATTTTCAACTAGCTTATGAACATCATAACCTATTCCTATTCTCATCTATTCTTCCTCCTTATATTTATGAAGTATAGCCTTTGCAAATACTAGGTCCTCTTTTGTAGTAATTTTTATATTGTCATAAGAGCCTATTACAGTTTTAATTCTCCCCTTGTTGTGCTCTACAAGAGATGCATCATCTGTAGGCAGATTGTAGGTAGAGCTTGTTTCATAATTTTTATATGCATCTATAAGAGCCTTTTTCTTGAATGCCTGAGGGGTATGCACTGCAAAAAGCGAAGCTCTATCTGGAGTATCAAAAACAAATCCATTTTTATCGACTACCTTTATAGTATCCTTGACTGGCACGCCTATGATGCATCCATCAAACTGCGCCGCTCCCTCTATTACAGCTTTTATATCCTGACTTGAAAAAAACGGCCTTACTCCATCGTGAATTATCACTATTTCTGAAGATTCATCCACTAAAGCAAGCCCATTTTTAACTGAATCAATACGTTCCTTTCCTCCATAAGCTAGCTTAACTTTTTTATCTGTCACTATATAGGGCTTAACTTTTTCATTATAGATGGCTTCCTCTTCTTTTACTATCACTACTACTACTTCATCGATTAAGTAATCCTTTACAAGTTTTTCTATAGTTCTAAGGACAATTGCCTTTCCTTCCAAATCTATAAATTGCTTGTTAATCTCTGCATTCATCCTAGTTCCTTTTCCTGCAGCTACCACTATAGCACTTATCATAATATCCTCCCAAAATTTCTTATATCTCTACTTATAAAGTCCTTCTAAATTTAAGCTTACCTCAAAAGTACGCTTTTATCAAAAACTATATGTCTATTATATATTAATCTCATACATAAATTCAAAATATAAGGCAGGTTATAGCTTATTATTTTTAGGCAAGCAAAAAGCCAGCTAAAATTAGCTGACTTTTCTTTTAAAACCATACTTTGGTTATAAAAAGCACTATGATGAAATATCCTAAAAGAATCAAAAGACCAAGTGGAATCAGTACCGAATATTGAGCCATGCAAAGTGCAATAAAGTCTTTCATTGTTATCTTCTCTGGAAAATCCTTCGATATGTCATCTCTTATTCTGTTAGCTTGCTGGTCTTGTTCTTTTTTCTTAAAAATCATCTGATATTTCTCCTATTTTATATTAATTATTTTTATCAAGTAAGTGACAAGCAACAAAGTGCTTATTTCCTCTATCCTTAAATTCTGGTATATCTGTCTTGCATATAGGCATAGCATATGGGCAGCGTGTATGAAACTTACATCCAGATGGTGGGTTTGCAGGAGAAGGAATATCTCCAGTAAGTATAATACGCTTTCTTTCTGCAGTTGGATCTGGCACTGGAGCAGCTGATAAAAGTGCCTGTGTATATGGATGAAGTGGATTTTTGTACATATCTTTTTTATTTGCAAGCTCTACCATAGAGCCTAAATACATAACTCCTACTCTCGTAGAAATATGCTCTACTACAGAAAGGTCATGCGAAATAAATAAATAAGTAAATCCACGCTCTTTTTGCAAATCCATAAGAAGGTTAATAATCTGAGCCTGTATAGAAACATCCAGTGCAGATACTGGCTCATCTGCTATTATAAAATCAGGGTCAAGTGCTAGAGCTCTAGCAATACCTATTCTTTGGCGCTGTCCTCCAGAAAACTCATGAGGATATCTATCTATATGATATGATGCTAGTCCACATTCTTCAATAGTTTTCATAACTTTTTTTCTAAGCTCTACTTTATCAGTAATTATTCCATGATCTAATAGAGCCTCTCCAACTATTTGTCCTACAGTCATTCTTGGATTAAGTGAACTGTATGGATCTTGGAATATCATCTGCATTTTAGGTCTTATAGCTCTTAGCTCTTTATGGTTTAAGCTATGAACTTCTTTACCGTTAAAATATACATCTCCTCCTGTTTTTTCAAACAGTCTGATAATAGCTCTTCCAGTTGTTGACTTTCCACAACCTGACTCTCCCACTATACCTAGAGTCTCTCCTTTTACTATATCAAAACTCACTCCATCTACTGCCTTAACATGTCCCACAGTTTTTTGAAGAACCCCAGCTTTGATAGGAAAATATTTCTTTAAATCTCTTACACTTAAAATTATTTCTGACACTTATTTTCCCTCCCCATCATATAAAAAGCAGCTAATTTTGTGTTGCTCATCATAATATTTAATGGTAGGAATTTGAGTCTTGCAGATTTCCATGCAGTGCTCACATCTTTCATGGAAGTAGCAGCTATCTTTCATTCCTATTGGGTTAGGCACTTGACCAGGAATAGAATAAAGTCTATCAGTTTCCTGATTTATTACAGGCTTTGATTTAAGCAGGCCTCTAGTGTATGGATGAAGAGGATTCTTAAATATATCATTTACTGGTCCTTCTTCTATTACCTTTCCAGCATACATTACTACCACGTAGTCTGCCATCTCAGCAACAACACCAAGGTCATGAGTAATCAGCATAATAGATGTCTGGGTTTTTTGCTTTATATCTCTCATCAAATCTAGTATCTGAGCTTGAATCGTAACATCAAGAGCAGTAGTAGGCTCATCAGCTATAAGTAGCTTCGGATTACACGAAAGCGCCATAGCTATCATAATTCTTTGTCTCATTCCTCCAGATAATTCATGAGGATATGAATCAACTATAGCTTCTGCTCTAGGGATACCTACAAGTTTTACCATCTCAATTGCTTTATCTCTAGCTTGTTTTTTATCTAATTTTTGATGAAGCATAATAGACTCCATAATCTGGTTTCCTACTGTAAAAACAGGATTAAGAGAAGTCATTGGCTCCTGAAAAATCATTGAGATATCATTTCCTCTAATGCTCATCATCTCTTCTTCAGAAAGCGAGGTTATATCTTTTCCATCAAAACTAATATTTCCTTTTACTATTTCCCCTTGAGGAGCTGCTATTAGTCTCATAAGAGAAAGTGCAGTAACAGACTTACCACATCCAGACTCTCCAACTACGCACACAGTTTCTCCTTCTTTAATCTTATAACTCACTCCGTTAACAGCCTTTACTGTTCCGGCTTCAGTATAAAAATAGGTATGCACATCTTTAAATTCAACCAATGTTTTTGCCATCTACTCGTCTTCCTCCTATCGCTTCAATTTTGGGTCTAAGGCATCTCTTAGTCCGTCGCCGAACAAGTTAATAGCCATAACTGTTAAGAATATACATACTCCCGGCGGAATCCAAAGCCAAGGTCTGTTTTGGAAATTATAAAAATTATTAACCGCTTGAATCATATTTCCCCAAGATGGAATAGGTGGTACAACTCCAAGTCCCAAGAAAGAAAGCGCTGATTCCATAAGTATTGAGCTACCTATTCCTAGAGTAGCATTAACTATGATAGTTGGAACTACGTTTGGTATAAGATGCTTAAATATCTTTCTGCTATCTTTTAAGCCTAGTGCTTCTGCTGCTTGCATAAACTCCTGCTCTCTAAGAGTAAGAATCTGACCTCTTACAAGTCTTGAAAGCCCTGCCCAGCTAAGAATACCTAAGATGAACATTACTACAAATATTCTTCTTTCCGGAAGTACCTTTAAATCACTCATAACAGCAGCAAGTATTACAAGTATAGGCATAGTAGGAACTGCCATGAAAATATCTGCTATTCTCATAAGTACATTATCTATCCAGCCACCGTAAAATCCAGAAAGTCCTCCAACTAGAGTCCCTATAAATACCGAAATAGCTACAGACACAAGTCCAACTAAAAGAGATATTCTTCCTCCTAGCATAAGTCTAAGAAGCACATCTCTACCTACAGAATCAGTTCCAAGCCAAAACTGAGAGCTAGGTGGTTTATTTGCATTAAGTACATTTGTTGTAATCATATCGTGAGGTGAAAGAAACGGTCCTATAAAAGAAAATATAAACATGCCTAGTAATATAACAAATCCAACCATAGATAGTTTATTTTTCTTAAGTCTTCTATATGTCATCCTCCAAGGAGATTCTATAGTCTCATTGGAGCTAATTTTCACTTTTTTGTTAACTGCCTCCATTTATCCTAAGCCCTCCCTTATTTCAATCTTACTCTAGGATCTACTGCTGCATACAAAATGTCAGATAGTAGATTTCCAAGTAGAACTAGTACCGCCATGAACATATTGAAGCCCATCATAAGAGGATAATCTCTTTTGCTAAGAGCTCCAAGCGCAATTTTCCCTATCCCTGGGAATGCGAAAATCTGCTCAGTGATCATTGCTCCTCCAAAGAGGCCCGGAAGCATTAATCCTAGTATAGTAACAATTGGAATAAGCGCATTTCTAAGAGCATGTCTGTAAATAACAGTCTTTTCGGATAAACCTTTTGCTCTTGCCGTTCTAATATAATCTTGCTTTATTACTTCAAGCATAGAGGTTCTAGTGTATCTCATAAGAGACCCAACCCCTGAAAAAGCTAGTACTAGTGTTGGCAGTATAAGGTGCTTGCCCACATCTGCCATAGCTGCGAATCCTGTAGCATTAAGTCCTGCGGTTCTCATACCAGAAACAGGAAGTATATGTAAATCTATTGCGAAAATTTTAATCATAAGTAATCCTAAAAAGAATGCTGGCATAGATATTCCTATAAGAGCAACAACAGTAGCTCCCATATCGAATTTCGAGTACTGCTTAGTAGCTGAGATGATGCCTATTGGTACTGCTAATATAATAGATAATAAATATGAAAATGCCGATAAAATAAATGAATTCCAAACATAATCGTTAATTACTGATGTAACTGGCTTAGAAAATTGAAGTGAATCTCCTAAATTACCTCTTAGAGCATCTCCAGCCCATCTAAAATATCTAATGTGTAGCGGCTGGTCAAATCCATATAAAGCCTTTAGCTCTGCAACCTTTTCAGCTGATAGGTTTTTACTTAAGTTTGCATCTATAAAATCTCCTGGAGCTAGTGCAAACAAACCAAATATAATTATCGATAATCCAAGTAAAATCGGAATCATCTGTAACACCCTTCGTGTTATGTACTGCCTCATTAACTATAAGCCTCCTTTTAATAAAAGACCCAGCCATTATAGACTGGGCCTTGCCTAAATTCATCTGGTCATTTTATTAAGTTGCTTATTTCACTATTCTTTGATTGTTACTTTCCAAAGATCTTTAGTGAACTCTTTATATGGTGTAACATGGAAGCCTTCAAGTCTTGAGTTTGCTGCCCACATGTCACTTCTTTGATATACTATAATGCATGGTAATTCATCATTTAATACTTTGTAGATTTCTGCATAAATTGCCTTTCTCTTTTCAAAATCAGTTTCCTTTGAACCTTGAATAAATAATTCATCTACTTTAGGATTAGCATAGTTATATTTATTTTGAGGTCCACCTGTTCTATATACGTTTGAAGAATCTCCTGGGTCTGGAGTTAAGCCCCAAGCCATAAACCACATTTCAGCTGAGAAGTTGTTTGTTTTCTCAGTTAATGTCGGGAAGTCGACATATTCAACCTTTAAGTCTATTCCAAGCTGCTTGTATGACTCAATCATAACAGGAAGCATGATATCAAGTACTGGGTGGTCTGCCATTCCTGTAAAGAAGATTTCAAACTTTTCTCCATCTTTATATCTAAAACCATCATCTCCCATAGTCCAGCCAGCTTCATCTAAAAGTGCAGCCGCTTTTTCCATGTCATATCCGTATTCATTGATACCTTCTTCAGAGTAAGACCATGCAACTCTTGACTGAGGTACATTAAGTACATTACCAAAAGGTCCATAAATTGCTTCAACTACATCTTTTCTATTAAGAGCATAAGCAAGTGCTTGTCTTACTCTCTTATCTGAAAATTTAGGAAGAGCGTTGTTCATTCCTAAATATCCATATCCATTTGTAGGGAAACGATGAAGATCCACGAAGCCTGCAGCTTTTAACTGCTCTACGTTTTCTATACTAACATCCATCATTTCAATATCTGTCTGTCCGCCTAAGAATGATTGCATTGCAGTTGATTTAGCTGTAACTGTAAAAATTACATTTTTAACTGCTGGCTGTCCCTTCCAGTAATGCTCGTTAGCTGTAAATGTTACAGATTGTCCTTCTTTATACTCTACCATTTTATAAGGACCAGATCCCATTGGCTTAGTTAAAAGAGCTTTTACACTAGAAAGGTCTCCCTTAGTGTAGTTTGCACCATAATAAGCTTTTGGTACTATTCCGCCTGTAAAGAAGTAAATTACTTCAGCATTTGGTTCTTCTAAAGTAAATTCTATCGTCTTATCATCTATAACCTTGATACCTTCAATAGATGTCGCTGAACCGTTTTTATAATCATCAAATCCAACAAAGCCGTATTTACTCATATCTGAGTCGCCATCGTAATTAGGATCTGCTAAAAGAAGATATGAAAACTCAACATCTTCTGCTTTAACATCTGTTCCATCAGAGAACTTGATGCCATCTTTTAGCTTGAATATGTACTTGTTATCGTTTTCCACTGTCCAAGTAGCAATACCTTCATCTACTGGTTTACCTTCATCATCAACCTCAACTAGCTGCTCAAATATCATTTGATTTACATACATATCGTAGCTTGATTGACGGAACTGCTCCATAAACTTGCCACTAAACTCCGTCATACCTACTACTATAGTATCTTTTCTGTCTAGAGCTTGCTGTGGATTCTTTGAAGGATCCTCTGCTTTGTGGATATCCACTGTTTGTGTTGTTAAATCTGCTTTTTCAGCAGCTTGTTCTGGTGCAGCAGCCTCTTGTCCTCCGCCACATCCACTTAGCACTAGCATACCTGCTAAAGCCAAGGCCATTAAAGACTTAATCTTAAAACTTTTCAAATTTACTCCCCCTTTTCGAATATTTAGAATTTTTTACATATAAAAATTATTTCTTTCATATTACTAAAACCTGATGAGAGTGTCAATATAAACATATTTTACATTTAATTATAATCTTATGTAAAAATTTTGAATTATATAAATAATTGTTTTTATACCTAGAACAGTTTTTTATAGAGAATTCTAAATTATATAAATATTTAGAGACTATTTACCTATAAATTATTTTAACTACAATTAAATAAGACTCATTTTCTTTTCCAATTGTTTTATTTTTGTCCGTCTATAAAATACACATAAAGAGCTTAGTATAGCTTCAATATCAAAGTGTTAAATTTTCTTCATATTTTTCTTGAACAAGTAAAATTTTCTTCCTAAAATGCAGACAGAGCTTGTCATTGCTTCTAAAAGTCTTGTTTTAGAAGCAATAAAAAAACACCTCAGATATAATAAATATCCTTGGTGTTTTTGATTTTAAACTGCTCTTACTCTTCGTCTACTTTCTCAAAATCTTCGTCTCCGAAAATTTCCCAGAAAGTTTCAGAAACCTTTTTAAATTCCTCATCATTTTCGATGTTTTCAAGATTTAATTCTTCTCCGTCTTCTTCATAAGTGTAAAGTAACACTCTGTCGTCATCAAAAGGAAGAAGTGCTATATATTCTTTTCCTTCAACTTCAAAAATTCCAACTACTTCGCATTTCACTTCTTGGCCATCGTCTAAAATTAAATCTAGAGTTATAGGCTCTTCGTCTTCATCGTGGTGATGATGTCCGCAGCATTCATGATCTGCATGACCATGATTTCCGCAGCATCCTTCATGATGATGGTGACCATGGTCATGAGTATCGTGTCCATGCTCCTTGTCATGATCGTGATCATGAGTATGTTCTACAGTTCCGTGCATATGAGTGTGTTCATGCTTCTTATCCATATATACCTCCTAATATTTTTTATGAACTTCAAATTATCATAAATAGTTTTTTTCTACTATTTAGTTTACCCAATATATTCTAACATATCCAATCATTTATAAAAGAAGTATTTTTAAATTAAATAATTTTTTTCTTGTTTTCTATCTAATTGGGCAAATTCCATTGTCACAGCCATCATTTGAAAGCTCATATTCTTTTTCTTCATTTTCATATTTTGATATAAGAGAAGGCACAAATGGTTTCATTATAGATTTTCTTCTATTATATTCTTCCTCATCAATGGATTCATAAGGAAGAAGCTCATAAAAACTATCATCTAAAGGTAAGAAAGAAATTGCAACTACCTCATCCCAATTATCCCATACCCACTGCTCTACAGCTTCCCATTCTTCATCTCTTACATGAACTGTAATAGAACAATTATGGTCTACATAGCTTTCCATAAACAGCTTGTAATTTTCAAGCTGCTCTATTGCTGAAATATCATACTTAGTCTTACCCATAGGAGATTTAACTGGGAACTCAACAACCTTGGTTGCTGGATTAGCTGGGTCTTGACCTACCTCAGGATGAACTGGGTAGCCTAGCTCTTCACACACTTTTAATAGCGGGTCCGATGATGAAATTCTAACTCTTCTAATAAAAAATGGCGAATGAGAGTAATGAACTCCACTTGAAACTGTAGGAAGCTGAGATAAGGTCCCTTCTGGCTTCACTGTAGTCATCAGTATTGGAGCAGTTTGTCCTAGCTCCTTAGCATAATCATTTGCTGCTTTATGAGCTTCATCTCTAAGCTTGCTTAAAAGCTCTCTTTCCTCGTCCTTAGTCATAGCAAGCGCATTAACCATGTCTTGCCATCCAGTTAAGGAGCATCCAATAAGCTTATCTCTTTGCTGTACCATATCCCATTTTGGCAGTTCAAGTTCTAGTAAAGTCATTCTGTAGCCTGCTCTAGCAGAAAGTCGTTGTGCCTGTAATAACCCCTCTAAATCCAAGGTGTTATCTTCCTTTACAAAAGCAAAAGCATTTATTGTTGTTAGATTGCAAAGTCCTTTTGTATCAAGCAATATCTCTCCGCACGGATTTACACCATTCATATTAGGACGTCTTTTAATTGCTGCCTCTGCATTTATGAACCCTGGTTCTCCACTGTATCTCATTTTCTCAAGCTGCCATCTTAGTTGTTCTCTAGATGGCTTCTTTGTATAATAAATAGAATTATTGCTCATTTGTCTGTGTGAAATACTTTGGTCTATAGTCCACTGTCCATCTTGCTGAATATATAACTTTGATTTCGCATCTATGCAAGTTTTATCATCTTGATCAATTATAACCATTTCCGCTGTTCTTCTTACTCCACCGACTACGACATTTTCGCCGATAATATTGGCTATATCCAAGCAGTCAATAGGCTCTAGGTTAACTCTTTTATGATTAAGAGAAATAGCTTTTTTATGAATTACTTTATCAATCTTAATAAACATCTGCTTCAAACTGTCATGCCCAGATGCTGTTCCACCAAAGGTTCTTAGCATTTCGCCTTTCTTTCTTACATTAGAGTAATCCATAATTATAGTTTTTACTTTTCTGTAATCGTGTCCACTCAATAAATTAAAGAAAAACTCTAATGATTGTACCCAGCCTTCTTTTGAGTCACCTACTATTATTTCTACTTCGTCTTCAGACACGAACTTAAGACTCGTATTTTCCATTCTGTCATTTGGCT is part of the Acetoanaerobium noterae genome and harbors:
- the gltX gene encoding glutamate--tRNA ligase — translated: MSVRVRFAPSPTGFVHIGSLRTALYNFLYARKMQGNYVLRVEDTDRTRLVEGAVEGMLSAMNWAGVNHDEGVMLSDDNKVVQNGDCGPYIQSERLDIYKEHIKTLIDKGDAYYCFCSRSRLDRIREQQKNEGLDPKYDGHCRELSQEEIQDKLDKGEDYVIRMKLPENKSITFNDIVRGKVSIHTSDMDDQVLIKADGFPTYHFAVVVDDHMMDITHVIRGEEWLTSTPKHVLLYQMFGWKAPTFVHLPNILNADRKKLSKRQGDVAVEDFRNKGYLPEALVNYIALVGWSPEDNKEIFSMPELIEAFSLERVSKSGGVFDTAKLNWVNSHYIKEADTQRLVDLASKFVIKEKLMSEQEVKANNEWLLLAMDTVKDRLDYLAQFPEEIKSFLNSAMPELEDEAREFMKLEHMMELADELEAKITAADTITPDFVSAMFKEIQKEKGIKGKNLFMGTRVIITGQNHGPDIPMVLSLLGKEKALSRIEQAKAHIRGL
- the ispF gene encoding 2-C-methyl-D-erythritol 2,4-cyclodiphosphate synthase, with product MRIGIGYDVHKLVENRKLIIGGVTIPHEKGLDGHSDADVLVHAIMDSLLGALAMGDIGKFFPDTDMKYKDVDSMLLLKEVASFIDEKGYKIGNIDSVIIAQQPKMAPFIDSMRVRIAQVLEIDVEQVGVKATTTEHLGFEGRKEGISSSSVAILFKK
- the ispD gene encoding 2-C-methyl-D-erythritol 4-phosphate cytidylyltransferase translates to MISAIVVAAGKGTRMNAEINKQFIDLEGKAIVLRTIEKLVKDYLIDEVVVVIVKEEEAIYNEKVKPYIVTDKKVKLAYGGKERIDSVKNGLALVDESSEIVIIHDGVRPFFSSQDIKAVIEGAAQFDGCIIGVPVKDTIKVVDKNGFVFDTPDRASLFAVHTPQAFKKKALIDAYKNYETSSTYNLPTDDASLVEHNKGRIKTVIGSYDNIKITTKEDLVFAKAILHKYKEEE
- a CDS encoding ABC transporter ATP-binding protein; the encoded protein is MSEIILSVRDLKKYFPIKAGVLQKTVGHVKAVDGVSFDIVKGETLGIVGESGCGKSTTGRAIIRLFEKTGGDVYFNGKEVHSLNHKELRAIRPKMQMIFQDPYSSLNPRMTVGQIVGEALLDHGIITDKVELRKKVMKTIEECGLASYHIDRYPHEFSGGQRQRIGIARALALDPDFIIADEPVSALDVSIQAQIINLLMDLQKERGFTYLFISHDLSVVEHISTRVGVMYLGSMVELANKKDMYKNPLHPYTQALLSAAPVPDPTAERKRIILTGDIPSPANPPSGCKFHTRCPYAMPICKTDIPEFKDRGNKHFVACHLLDKNN
- a CDS encoding ABC transporter ATP-binding protein encodes the protein MAKTLVEFKDVHTYFYTEAGTVKAVNGVSYKIKEGETVCVVGESGCGKSVTALSLMRLIAAPQGEIVKGNISFDGKDITSLSEEEMMSIRGNDISMIFQEPMTSLNPVFTVGNQIMESIMLHQKLDKKQARDKAIEMVKLVGIPRAEAIVDSYPHELSGGMRQRIMIAMALSCNPKLLIADEPTTALDVTIQAQILDLMRDIKQKTQTSIMLITHDLGVVAEMADYVVVMYAGKVIEEGPVNDIFKNPLHPYTRGLLKSKPVINQETDRLYSIPGQVPNPIGMKDSCYFHERCEHCMEICKTQIPTIKYYDEQHKISCFLYDGEGK
- the opp4C gene encoding oligopeptide ABC transporter permease, whose amino-acid sequence is MEAVNKKVKISSNETIESPWRMTYRRLKKNKLSMVGFVILLGMFIFSFIGPFLSPHDMITTNVLNANKPPSSQFWLGTDSVGRDVLLRLMLGGRISLLVGLVSVAISVFIGTLVGGLSGFYGGWIDNVLMRIADIFMAVPTMPILVILAAVMSDLKVLPERRIFVVMFILGILSWAGLSRLVRGQILTLREQEFMQAAEALGLKDSRKIFKHLIPNVVPTIIVNATLGIGSSILMESALSFLGLGVVPPIPSWGNMIQAVNNFYNFQNRPWLWIPPGVCIFLTVMAINLFGDGLRDALDPKLKR
- a CDS encoding ABC transporter permease, with the protein product MRQYITRRVLQMIPILLGLSIIIFGLFALAPGDFIDANLSKNLSAEKVAELKALYGFDQPLHIRYFRWAGDALRGNLGDSLQFSKPVTSVINDYVWNSFILSAFSYLLSIILAVPIGIISATKQYSKFDMGATVVALIGISMPAFFLGLLMIKIFAIDLHILPVSGMRTAGLNATGFAAMADVGKHLILPTLVLAFSGVGSLMRYTRTSMLEVIKQDYIRTARAKGLSEKTVIYRHALRNALIPIVTILGLMLPGLFGGAMITEQIFAFPGIGKIALGALSKRDYPLMMGFNMFMAVLVLLGNLLSDILYAAVDPRVRLK
- a CDS encoding ABC transporter substrate-binding protein, with product MKSFKIKSLMALALAGMLVLSGCGGGQEAAAPEQAAEKADLTTQTVDIHKAEDPSKNPQQALDRKDTIVVGMTEFSGKFMEQFRQSSYDMYVNQMIFEQLVEVDDEGKPVDEGIATWTVENDNKYIFKLKDGIKFSDGTDVKAEDVEFSYLLLADPNYDGDSDMSKYGFVGFDDYKNGSATSIEGIKVIDDKTIEFTLEEPNAEVIYFFTGGIVPKAYYGANYTKGDLSSVKALLTKPMGSGPYKMVEYKEGQSVTFTANEHYWKGQPAVKNVIFTVTAKSTAMQSFLGGQTDIEMMDVSIENVEQLKAAGFVDLHRFPTNGYGYLGMNNALPKFSDKRVRQALAYALNRKDVVEAIYGPFGNVLNVPQSRVAWSYSEEGINEYGYDMEKAAALLDEAGWTMGDDGFRYKDGEKFEIFFTGMADHPVLDIMLPVMIESYKQLGIDLKVEYVDFPTLTEKTNNFSAEMWFMAWGLTPDPGDSSNVYRTGGPQNKYNYANPKVDELFIQGSKETDFEKRKAIYAEIYKVLNDELPCIIVYQRSDMWAANSRLEGFHVTPYKEFTKDLWKVTIKE
- a CDS encoding DUF1292 domain-containing protein; this translates as MDKKHEHTHMHGTVEHTHDHDHDKEHGHDTHDHGHHHHEGCCGNHGHADHECCGHHHHDEDEEPITLDLILDDGQEVKCEVVGIFEVEGKEYIALLPFDDDRVLLYTYEEDGEELNLENIENDEEFKKVSETFWEIFGDEDFEKVDEE
- the nrdJ gene encoding ribonucleoside-triphosphate reductase, adenosylcobalamin-dependent, giving the protein MKVEKRDGRIVEFDKIKIKNAIEKAMSETIEGIDEALSLMISNGIAEDFEQRRVPVRVDEIQDMVEIMLMESPRKDVAKSYIIYRSEQDKTRPKKQKVEHPLITDEFISPYKHKPSPMGELGNFVFYRTYSRYLKDISRREYWWETVRRAVEYNTGIVKTSAEEAQKLFDNIFNLRQFLSGRTFWIGNTEVSKYYPMANYNCAFEIIDSLESFKDLFYLLMIGAGVGVRVLKDDVKSIPKIRTDYKLIHKDYTPIEPNDRMENTSLKFVSEDEVEIIVGDSKEGWVQSLEFFFNLLSGHDYRKVKTIIMDYSNVRKKGEMLRTFGGTASGHDSLKQMFIKIDKVIHKKAISLNHKRVNLEPIDCLDIANIIGENVVVGGVRRTAEMVIIDQDDKTCIDAKSKLYIQQDGQWTIDQSISHRQMSNNSIYYTKKPSREQLRWQLEKMRYSGEPGFINAEAAIKRRPNMNGVNPCGEILLDTKGLCNLTTINAFAFVKEDNTLDLEGLLQAQRLSARAGYRMTLLELELPKWDMVQQRDKLIGCSLTGWQDMVNALAMTKDEERELLSKLRDEAHKAANDYAKELGQTAPILMTTVKPEGTLSQLPTVSSGVHYSHSPFFIRRVRISSSDPLLKVCEELGYPVHPEVGQDPANPATKVVEFPVKSPMGKTKYDISAIEQLENYKLFMESYVDHNCSITVHVRDEEWEAVEQWVWDNWDEVVAISFLPLDDSFYELLPYESIDEEEYNRRKSIMKPFVPSLISKYENEEKEYELSNDGCDNGICPIR